A single window of Pontibacillus chungwhensis DNA harbors:
- a CDS encoding lytic transglycosylase domain-containing protein, whose product MDRARPYVQLLLVCLYITLFFIVVMYFYGEQTKALQTENEGLQKQVNDLESRNSYLNEMPTEFKEKNGYDMWPGLEKTADRMVSESGGEFKKSWALYLAREANRYDMNPYLVYELLKVETGGTFDPTLVGPETKYGHAYGMAQFMTNTAPWIADMGDLPYKKELLFDPYYSMQLSLIYLDYLHHEYGNWNEALTAYHRGMGGLEQYKKENGHAKSWYAVEIQQKTKTHDAVAVAP is encoded by the coding sequence GTGGATCGTGCAAGACCTTACGTACAGCTCCTTTTGGTTTGTTTATATATTACGTTATTTTTTATTGTGGTTATGTATTTTTATGGTGAACAGACAAAAGCGCTGCAAACAGAAAACGAAGGCCTGCAAAAACAGGTCAATGACTTAGAATCCCGAAATTCATACTTAAATGAAATGCCGACAGAATTTAAAGAGAAGAATGGTTATGATATGTGGCCAGGCCTTGAAAAAACGGCCGATCGAATGGTTTCAGAGAGTGGGGGAGAATTCAAAAAATCCTGGGCTCTTTATTTAGCAAGAGAAGCAAACCGCTATGATATGAATCCTTATCTTGTATATGAATTGCTAAAAGTAGAGACCGGAGGCACGTTTGATCCAACGCTTGTAGGTCCTGAGACGAAATATGGACATGCTTACGGCATGGCTCAGTTTATGACAAACACAGCTCCTTGGATCGCTGATATGGGCGATTTACCTTATAAAAAAGAACTGCTATTTGATCCGTATTATTCCATGCAATTATCTTTAATTTATCTTGATTATCTTCACCATGAATATGGAAACTGGAATGAAGCCCTAACTGCTTATCATCGTGGTATGGGAGGGTTAGAACAATATAAGAAGGAAAATGGCCACGCCAAGAGCTGGTATGCGGTGGAGATTCAACAAAAAACCAAAACGCATGATGCTGTTGCAGTCGCACCTTAA
- a CDS encoding DUF2624 domain-containing protein: MISQVVKQKIQNLSVHDLLEQSRQFNVPLTKAQATEIVSFLKSSNLNPLDEKDRMKALKKLAQITDPKTAQKVNKIFQEMIKENGLSHWF, from the coding sequence ATGATCTCACAGGTTGTTAAACAAAAAATCCAAAACTTATCTGTCCATGACCTTTTAGAACAAAGTCGACAGTTTAACGTCCCCCTTACAAAAGCTCAAGCCACTGAAATCGTGTCCTTCCTAAAAAGTTCAAATCTTAACCCATTGGATGAAAAGGACCGTATGAAAGCTTTAAAAAAGTTAGCTCAAATCACTGATCCCAAAACAGCACAAAAGGTCAATAAAATCTTTCAGGAAATGATTAAGGAAAACGGACTTTCACACTGGTTTTAG